A genomic window from bacterium includes:
- a CDS encoding recombinase family protein produces MRKSIGANRSSNEPRAVIGYTRVSTEEQAREGLSLEAQELRIRQWAELYSHQVEHIYSDPGISGHRLSNRPQAQAALDRVCETKGILVVYALSRISRSTIDCIDIAARLEKAGADFVSISQSLDTSSPTGKFIYRVLAAVGELERDQISERVTEGMAVARAKGRRISRHLPYGYTASLHGELIEVEVEQLAIVRMHEARDAGAGFREIARMLENEKIPTKRGGRWSAKTVRGILEFPRPFESVAGAANTASNRLHKSFSSGRPYTTTPAAP; encoded by the coding sequence ATGCGAAAATCCATCGGAGCGAATAGAAGTTCGAACGAGCCGCGCGCGGTCATCGGATACACCCGAGTTTCCACGGAAGAACAGGCTCGCGAGGGGCTCAGCCTAGAGGCGCAGGAACTGCGGATCCGCCAGTGGGCGGAACTGTACAGCCACCAGGTTGAGCACATTTACAGCGACCCCGGCATTTCCGGTCATCGCCTCTCGAATCGACCGCAAGCCCAAGCTGCGCTCGATCGCGTGTGCGAAACCAAGGGCATTCTCGTCGTATACGCTCTATCGCGCATCTCTCGCAGCACGATCGACTGCATTGATATTGCGGCGCGGCTGGAGAAGGCCGGCGCGGACTTTGTCAGTATTTCGCAGTCGCTGGATACCAGCAGCCCGACGGGCAAATTCATCTACCGCGTGTTGGCGGCGGTCGGGGAGTTGGAGCGCGATCAAATCTCCGAGCGCGTTACCGAGGGCATGGCCGTCGCCCGCGCGAAAGGGCGACGCATCAGCCGGCATCTACCTTACGGCTACACCGCGAGCCTCCATGGCGAACTCATCGAAGTCGAGGTTGAGCAGCTCGCGATCGTGCGCATGCACGAAGCGCGCGACGCCGGCGCCGGCTTCCGGGAAATCGCACGCATGCTCGAAAACGAAAAAATCCCAACAAAACGTGGCGGGCGATGGTCGGCGAAAACCGTGCGCGGTATCCTGGAATTTCCACGCCCATTTGAATCCGTTGCCGGGGCGGCCAATACGGCCTCCAACAGGCTCCACAAAAGTTTTTCTTCCGGCCGCCCCTATACAACCACCCCGGCGGCGCCGTGA
- a CDS encoding N-6 DNA methylase: protein MQDSLFGALFELPTAPVETKQERQARLLEEMLTGSRREKETAAAQEQEGELLAFTGRKANTEFGRYQLAASKHCQYFTPVDFSNLLKELVEAKFEVPNGAVVFDPTCGSGRLLHPWKKSGFDVIGVEIDDMVARRARSLVGIESVRGGDILKYVDHCDEIASVVMTNPPFGLTWDIEGKADLFKRVKVGAKRNSIRGELVAIEAALRAVNTRFSECGLIVAILPEGFADDEEYRNALVCEESRAHVVLDVAFENLFKEYRIPAKARLQVLYVTGTTYDEHYRLGVPGELPRVRGRIDYAAPGWETELRALWDRIDTSVGRHSMSWPCRDARPLPDLSKIEFIPPSAEVSLSARGLIASPAGAAMLGFVDEVFTEYDPIRGIQGPAIAGCASRVSLLAHGVDRANSYLSAAGFSVAPMPRLERERLERARRRYEFLGTPVRRPQSHDRIAYYLDQPYVAAQDVRDDSGNLVWKAGRTYAFRPGWYRDNEVVKREEREDSKGRAFDEITRKESAVLKIRVDSETGPQFIEDKNVDEVRRLVEAFGLPDVPVVEDRYPEIVESYRRQLERRFPFLFDYQREDVARLATKNTGYLGYEMGGGKTVSAATWASARGYRRVLVVCQSGLVGNWLNELPKFGFKIIELRSHSAIARLRAEVAASKKSPNKASDGTTFYVTSYEFIANGDRAYDPWTCHREREDAEPHHVEGNLSHSCRECGRSYLTMFPACPKCGEKHGWSGICRSCGYRAFTYGTGPGRRGANSYPAIRYIRKLFGAVLVDEAQEMKSKTSLRGQAVRSIRSRGRLVMTGTIMKGYITDIYWTMGWLLGHDTPLFPYPYRAGSRRFLDEFATYEFVDREFSETLSRGRAKLIPEVSNLNRFRRLLAPMSVRRTKADMPELAALPKKTRNVEFLEMDREHADLYANIGAEARENISREFASASRNDREINMGVISRNLWMMHYAATAPTSPRVEGALPEGTEYSKLRRLGEILEKARAAGDKVLVFSGLRDMQDEIARYLKERGINFMSIFADTPSAKRICLIQQFEEDEDCTAIVTGLNVLNRGFTIIRANHVVITDIGYTPEPHRQAEDRVHRPGQKKDVHVHYLFSAGTIDEHIYQVTEAKQVAIDQAIDGRVDTATARYLKESAGDVRLAVAKLLVSEIVS, encoded by the coding sequence ATGCAGGACTCGTTGTTTGGAGCGCTGTTTGAACTGCCGACGGCGCCGGTTGAGACGAAGCAAGAGCGCCAGGCGCGACTGCTCGAGGAGATGCTGACGGGGAGTCGACGCGAGAAGGAGACGGCCGCGGCGCAGGAGCAAGAGGGCGAGCTGCTCGCGTTCACCGGGCGGAAAGCGAATACGGAATTTGGGCGATATCAGCTCGCGGCGTCGAAACACTGCCAGTATTTCACGCCCGTCGATTTCTCGAATCTGCTGAAGGAACTCGTCGAAGCGAAGTTTGAGGTTCCCAACGGCGCCGTTGTATTCGATCCGACGTGTGGATCCGGCCGTCTGTTGCATCCTTGGAAAAAGAGCGGGTTTGACGTCATCGGCGTTGAGATCGACGACATGGTCGCGCGGCGTGCGCGATCGCTTGTCGGGATCGAGTCGGTGCGTGGGGGAGACATCCTCAAATACGTCGATCACTGCGACGAGATCGCTTCGGTGGTGATGACGAATCCGCCATTCGGATTGACTTGGGACATCGAAGGGAAGGCCGACCTTTTCAAGCGGGTGAAGGTCGGCGCGAAACGAAATTCCATCCGGGGTGAGCTTGTCGCGATCGAAGCGGCCTTGCGCGCGGTCAACACAAGATTCAGCGAATGCGGATTGATCGTGGCGATTTTGCCGGAGGGGTTCGCCGACGACGAGGAATATCGAAACGCGCTTGTCTGCGAGGAATCGCGCGCGCATGTCGTGCTCGACGTTGCATTCGAAAATCTGTTCAAGGAATACCGCATACCCGCCAAGGCGCGGCTGCAGGTCCTCTACGTCACCGGGACGACCTACGACGAACATTACCGGCTTGGCGTGCCCGGCGAATTGCCCCGCGTCCGGGGGCGGATCGATTACGCCGCGCCGGGATGGGAAACGGAGCTTCGCGCGCTGTGGGATCGGATCGATACGAGCGTCGGCCGTCACTCCATGAGCTGGCCGTGCCGCGACGCCCGCCCGCTTCCGGACCTCTCAAAAATCGAATTCATACCACCGTCGGCTGAAGTCAGTCTTTCGGCGCGCGGCTTGATTGCGTCGCCGGCGGGAGCGGCGATGCTCGGTTTCGTCGACGAGGTCTTCACCGAGTACGATCCGATTCGCGGAATTCAAGGCCCCGCGATCGCGGGATGTGCGTCACGCGTTTCGCTTCTCGCCCACGGGGTGGATCGGGCAAATTCGTACTTGTCGGCCGCGGGCTTTTCTGTTGCGCCGATGCCCAGGCTCGAGCGTGAACGGCTTGAACGCGCCAGACGCCGATACGAATTTCTCGGAACGCCAGTGCGTCGTCCGCAGTCGCACGACCGCATTGCGTATTACCTCGATCAGCCATACGTCGCGGCGCAGGACGTTCGCGACGACAGCGGCAATCTCGTCTGGAAGGCGGGCCGCACTTACGCCTTCCGCCCGGGCTGGTACCGCGACAACGAAGTGGTCAAGCGCGAGGAGCGGGAGGATTCGAAAGGTCGCGCGTTTGACGAAATCACTCGAAAAGAATCGGCGGTCCTTAAAATCCGGGTCGACAGCGAAACCGGCCCGCAGTTCATCGAGGACAAAAACGTCGATGAGGTCCGGCGCCTCGTCGAGGCATTCGGACTTCCCGATGTTCCCGTCGTCGAAGACCGATATCCGGAAATCGTCGAGTCCTATCGCCGACAGCTCGAAAGGAGATTCCCGTTCCTGTTTGATTACCAGCGCGAGGACGTCGCGCGCCTGGCCACAAAAAACACGGGTTACCTCGGATACGAGATGGGCGGCGGCAAGACGGTCAGCGCCGCAACATGGGCATCGGCAAGGGGATATCGTCGCGTGCTCGTCGTCTGCCAATCCGGTCTGGTTGGCAATTGGTTGAACGAGCTTCCGAAATTCGGATTCAAGATCATCGAGTTGCGGAGTCACTCGGCGATCGCGCGCCTGCGCGCCGAAGTGGCGGCGTCAAAGAAATCTCCAAACAAGGCGTCGGACGGAACGACGTTTTACGTCACGTCATACGAATTCATCGCCAACGGCGATCGTGCCTATGATCCCTGGACGTGCCACCGGGAGCGCGAGGATGCGGAGCCGCACCACGTTGAAGGCAACCTCTCTCATTCCTGCCGGGAATGCGGTCGCTCGTACCTCACGATGTTCCCGGCATGTCCGAAATGCGGCGAGAAACATGGGTGGAGCGGGATCTGCAGGTCGTGCGGGTACCGTGCCTTCACGTACGGCACCGGGCCAGGGCGACGCGGAGCAAATTCGTACCCGGCGATTCGTTACATCCGAAAACTTTTTGGCGCGGTGCTCGTCGACGAAGCGCAGGAAATGAAATCAAAAACCTCGCTGAGGGGGCAGGCGGTTCGCTCAATCCGCAGCCGCGGGCGGCTGGTGATGACCGGGACCATCATGAAGGGCTACATCACGGACATCTACTGGACGATGGGCTGGCTGCTCGGCCACGATACGCCGCTATTTCCGTATCCCTACCGCGCGGGATCGCGCCGCTTTCTCGACGAGTTTGCCACTTACGAGTTTGTGGATCGCGAGTTCTCGGAGACCCTGAGCCGCGGCCGTGCGAAATTGATCCCCGAGGTTTCGAACCTCAACCGGTTCCGCCGCCTGCTGGCGCCGATGTCGGTGCGACGGACGAAGGCTGACATGCCGGAGCTCGCCGCGCTTCCAAAGAAAACGCGAAACGTCGAGTTTCTGGAAATGGATCGGGAGCACGCGGACCTCTACGCGAATATCGGCGCCGAGGCGCGCGAGAACATTTCGCGTGAATTCGCGTCGGCGTCACGAAACGATCGCGAGATCAACATGGGCGTCATCAGCCGGAACCTCTGGATGATGCACTACGCGGCGACCGCGCCAACGTCCCCCCGCGTGGAAGGGGCGCTCCCGGAGGGAACCGAATACTCGAAATTGCGCCGCCTCGGCGAGATTCTCGAAAAGGCGCGCGCCGCCGGCGACAAGGTGCTCGTCTTCTCGGGGCTGCGCGACATGCAAGATGAAATCGCCCGCTACCTGAAAGAGCGCGGCATCAATTTCATGTCGATCTTCGCGGATACGCCTTCGGCGAAGCGAATTTGTTTGATCCAACAGTTCGAAGAAGACGAGGACTGCACGGCCATTGTCACCGGACTCAACGTGCTCAACCGAGGCTTCACGATCATCCGCGCGAACCATGTCGTCATCACGGACATTGGGTACACGCCGGAGCCGCATCGTCAAGCCGAGGACCGCGTGCATCGTCCGGGACAAAAGAAGGACGTGCATGTCCACTATCTCTTTTCGGCGGGTACCATTGACGAGCACATCTATCAGGTGACCGAAGCAAAGCAGGTCGCAATCGACCAGGCGATCGACGGACGGGTTGATACGGCGACCGCGCGGTACCTGAAAGAGAGCGCCGGCGACGTTCGTCTCGCGGTGGCGAAATTGCTTGTCTCGGAAATCGTCTCGTGA